GAATGAGTAAAAacctttttgaaaatattgcaaACTAAATCAGATTTACCTAAGGTTTCCACCCCTTGGCTACGTGGATGTAACTGGCCAAATCCCTTAAGTTCACCTTCTATCAAGCATTCTGTCCGAATTGCTTCCTTTGGATATGAAATGGACACTGCCGCAACTGGGGGGTAGTAAAACTTTGATAGTGCATCTGCAGCAACAGCCTGCAAAGAAGTGGATCAATTTTGGAAATGTCTACATATTTGTAGAGCTTCTTGCTGCTTCCTCCCATTTTTTGTGCATTAATTGAATATGGATAATGAAAAAACTGAAACAGTTACATCATTCTACAATGTACATAAAATTCCAGCATTTAAAGTGAATCAAACCCATCCAATTCCCTAGCGAGTAGCATGTACTGGTAGAACCGTCAAATTTCTTTGCCAGAAAAAGAAATGTGatttaagaaaaagagaaagaaaaaaagaaccatGAGCAGCGGGCAATACAGCCCCAACAAACTACATGACAACAGCATGGTGCTTGCCAATCACGTTCTCCATAAATGCATTAAAAGAACGTATGGAAAAGGAGGAAATGGAGAAAATAAGAACTAAGCTATATAGACTGCCAAAGAACTTCCAAGGCTGAGACTATATGAGAAAGAACATCCCTAGAAATTATACtgttaatgttaaaaaataaagggaatattcaacaaaaagttattaaaaaaaaatgcataatgtGACAAGCAtataataatcctaaaaatacCAGATTGTTACAAAAGTACTTAATAAGTTTAACCAAAGATATAGATTTTATTCACAATCAAGTTAGAAACTTCAACTAATGAAGCCAAGCAGAAGGAGGATACATCTACATCTATCTTAACCAGGTTCAAGAATGAAACATACAGAAAGAGGATGCAACAGACTACTTGCAACGCGGGATGGAACAGTCATCACAACACTTCTACTCTGCAGAGAAACTAATCCTTCTGGTGTTTCATAAGTCAGACTATACCCTCCATCATCCAATCTAATGATGCTTGAAAGTTTCCAAGATAATTTTACTTTGCCACCCAACCTGGAAGGTGAATACAACTCAATTAAGATTGTCAAACAGTCAAAGGATGTTAAATGTACCAAAAAGCATAGATAACCAATATAGAGATGATACTTCTATAATTACCAGCAACTGGAGTTAAACATTCAACttagatatttgtttttctcAACTTGGATCTTCAGTGAGAAAGGGTACCTTTTAGAAATTGCTTCTGGCAACATAATAAGCCCCTTCTTAAAAGATCCAACCGTTTGCCCCTTTGGCTTTGGCAAACGCCTGCATGAAAAATTCAGGGCATTGAACATATTTTCATGGAAGAATCATAAAACAAGCCTATGTGCATGTATATTACGGGTCTCGCGGAGGCTTGGGAGTATTATTTTTCTCCTGGATTGCTTTGAAGGTGCCACCAATTATACTACCACCCTTCTGCTCAAGCTTCCAAACTTTTCCAAATGCTGCTTTCATGCTCAGTTTTGAAGGATCTCCCGCATAAACACCTGCATACAAAAAACATTCCCAATGAAATCGGCCTGAGCAACAACCATCTAAAATGACAAGAGTCAGTGAATTCTGTGAACTTCATAAAACTTTTGACAGTAGAATATGGAGTCTGATCAAGCTGTTAATCATTCTTCATGCAAATTGAGGGTAAAATATggataattaaaatataaaacacgAGCAAAATGTGAAGTCAGTAAACTAAAGAAATACTGCACAATGGCTGCAGTGAATCGGATTGCCTAATCCAgttcaaacaaaaattagatcACATCCTAAGAAATATGCAACCATGTGATCATGAGTTAAATGTTTAATGACAAGTAATTCAGAGGCTACTGAGGCTACTGGGGCCTACAAAACTTTGAGAACACCAAGCAATATGATAAATTAGCAGGTATATAAGTATAACTTTATAATTCCCAGTAGAATGCAGCATGATACGTGATAGGCTAAGAACATCAAAAACTGATTAGCACCTGAACAAAATGGCTCTATCAGGCGTTCAAAAACCTCATCACCAAGATTACGACGTACAAACTCTTCAACAGATTCCTCATGATCCTGTCACCTTCGTCAAAACATAAGTTTGAGAAATTCAATGGAAGAATGCATATATGCAATTCATGTGAATATATTTCCATGATATACTTCAACAAACTCGTAGAATATAGTTAAGAACACGCACTGGTGGAGGAGGTCGAATGCCAAGGGCACCAAACCCAGCCCTGAGTTTTCCAGGAAAACTCATCAAGTCAAAGAAGGGCAGGTCGGTTGGCTTGGAGGGAACCGGCCTCAATTTACCATTCCACAATACAAATCTAGGTGCATTAGGATCCCCCAAAACAAGATCATCCTTCAAACCACTATCCACCTGCAAGAAAACAAGAATACAACATTTACCTACAACATAGAACAATGTTTCAGGGAAATAAATTATCAACAACGCTAGCTCAAAAATCGacaaaaaacagaaaaggaaaaaatatttaaccatacaacaacaacaacaaccccAAATTGAAAAACGCCAGGGTGATGTCAGAGCATGTATTTAGCCTCAATTGTGACAAAATTGCATATACTAAACAGAAGAAAATCAGTTTTAGGCTCATGTTACTGCAGATTTTGGTGGGCATTGCAAGCAGAAATGGTGGGAATATAAGAAGGAATATGATCCTATCAACGGAGATAATAAGTGGGTCAGTGCAACCCAGATGAGGCTCAAAACTTACGGCCATGGTGAGCATGGAATCGGAAGGCTGGAAGCTGTTGGGGCCTTCCTCCCAGAGATAGCCGTCCCCCTCCATGGTGGTTATATTGCCCCCAACGCGATCTCTCGCCTCTGTCACAATCACATTGCTGCCCACATCGCTGTGCTTGGTGGCGAGAGCTTGAGCGATGCAGAGGCCGCTGATTCCCGCCCCGACGATGACGCAGTCCACCGGCGAGTAATTATTTCCGTCGCCGACCTTGGAGGAAGAAATTGTAGACTCCCCGGCGACGGCACATCGGACTCTCCATGGACCAGTGCAATTGTTCTTAGACGGTCTACAGAAAAATGGAGAGCTGATGGAGGTGGAGCGGCGGAGATTTACGGGAGAAAGAAGGCGAAGAGTGGGAGGGTCAGCGAGGGTGAGGGTGGGCATGGTGGGGGAGAGAGATGGTGCGACAAGCAAGCAAGGGAAGCCCTCGTTATCTTTTAACAGAAAGATTTGGATGTGGCTGCTCTCACATTCCCAGTGGCCAATAGGCAAAACCCATCTGACGCTGCCCCAGCCCCACCATCACATCCCTTTTTCTTCCCGGAGGAAGAAACGGAGAAGATCAACGGTGTCGTTTTGACCGCCCACTAAAAgtcttgaattttatttgtttttacgtTAGTTTAtctaatacttttttttttttagaattaaagtCTTAGTTTAATCTCGTTATTGCAAgcttattttcatcatttttccaCTAAAATTTgtcatttataattaaaattagaaaactagATTTTGATTCACttagaattatatttttataagtattttttattaaatttaaatattaaaataaagaaataaaaaataatataaatgaagaaatttatttatatgtttatcATATTCAAGATCGGAGAAGGGATGCCAAAGCACGATGAAGGGATGCTCAAGCAAATtgcttaagtttttttattgaacCTAGGACACATAAGCAAACTTGTAGAATCATAACAGCAAAATAAAGAAGATGTGCAATCATCATATTGGATAGAGAGACTAATGTGCGAATTGAAGAAAGATATGCGTAGTTCAATTCATATTTCTAGTCATGTATCTAATTTATCAAATCCTATTTTTTGTCTTACTAAatctaaaaactaatttaaaacgGTGAACTTTGTAGCTTTGTAGAAAATATCTCCGccataaaatttaaacaattgaTACAATTACTAGATGACTTGACTGTTATGTAACAATAAAGTcactaaaatatcattaataatatgattctttttcaataatataaattttgaatttgaattatgaGACTCTCACCTAAGACCATAGGTCTATATCCCGGCCTAATCCTAATGGGGATTTTCCtagaatagttttttttggATCTTTCCCCGTATTCATTCCGATAttctctcttgttttttttttttttttaattttttttcaacatattaAATCTAATATGGAATGGTAACAACGTGCTCTTAGAGAGGAGGAAACGTAGCACATTAGACGGTGTCGTTTAGAGAAGTTATTCCGTTGACCTCAATAATCTAAATCGAACAAAGGGGTAAAATAGGAAATTGACATGCGGAGCAGTGCGCGTTGCGCACCCCGAGTACATTAGCAGCACTGAGGCCGTTTCTCTCAAGAGTTTGATTCATTTGGACAA
Above is a genomic segment from Vitis riparia cultivar Riparia Gloire de Montpellier isolate 1030 chromosome 7, EGFV_Vit.rip_1.0, whole genome shotgun sequence containing:
- the LOC117919088 gene encoding protoporphyrinogen oxidase 1, chloroplastic; its protein translation is MPTLTLADPPTLRLLSPVNLRRSTSISSPFFCRPSKNNCTGPWRVRCAVAGESTISSSKVGDGNNYSPVDCVIVGAGISGLCIAQALATKHSDVGSNVIVTEARDRVGGNITTMEGDGYLWEEGPNSFQPSDSMLTMAVDSGLKDDLVLGDPNAPRFVLWNGKLRPVPSKPTDLPFFDLMSFPGKLRAGFGALGIRPPPPDHEESVEEFVRRNLGDEVFERLIEPFCSGVYAGDPSKLSMKAAFGKVWKLEQKGGSIIGGTFKAIQEKNNTPKPPRDPRLPKPKGQTVGSFKKGLIMLPEAISKRLGGKVKLSWKLSSIIRLDDGGYSLTYETPEGLVSLQSRSVVMTVPSRVASSLLHPLSAVAADALSKFYYPPVAAVSISYPKEAIRTECLIEGELKGFGQLHPRSQGVETLGTIYSSSLFPNRAPPGRILLLNYIGGATNPGILSKTQSELVEAVDRDLRKMLINPNAKDPLVLGVRVWPQAIPQFLIGHLDLLDAAKSALRDGGFQGMFLGGNYVSGVALGRCVEGAYEVAAEVADFLSQNVYK